The Larimichthys crocea isolate SSNF chromosome XI, L_crocea_2.0, whole genome shotgun sequence genome has a segment encoding these proteins:
- the LOC104926776 gene encoding rho-associated protein kinase 2 isoform X3 — translation MLGAESRLESRLKKLESLMRNPQSALNLETLLDSMNALAHDLNYPALRKNKNIEAFLNRYEKAVSDLRELQVKLEDFEKVKLIGRGAYGEVQLVRHKASQKVYAMKQLNKFEMIKRSDSAFFWEERHIMAFSNSPWVVQLCCSFQDDRHLYMVMEFMGGGDLVTLTMNYDIPEKWARFYTAEVVLALNAIHSMGFIHRDVKPDNMLLDQNGHLKLADFGTCMKMDSTGMVHCDTAVGTPDYISPEVLQSQGGDGYYGRECDWWSVGVFIYELLVGETPFYAESLVGTYGKIMNHKNSLVFPDDVEMSKDAKDLICAFLTDREVRLGRTGVDEIKCHPFFNNKQWTFDNIRETVAPVVPELNGDIDTSNFDDIEDDKGDVETFPPPRAFVGNQLPFVGFTYFKEDQLLKLNNNRSVEDSEDSKEKSEDKEYCSDSNKELQKKLHQLEEHLDHEMQAKDELEHKHKHATNRLDKLVKELDKEMSSRQKVEASLRQLERERALLQHQSTENLRKVEIEADRKRSLENELNNLRDQLEDLKKKNHNSQISNEKNIHLQRQLEEVNAVLQAEQEAATRLKKSQAEAQKQAESLEVSLREMQEKCSQLENGKMELEKQLRGLQAELEEERRNRNLGTETITDLQGRISGLQVEVKEVKSSLSEVRAEKKQLQEKLNDLEKEKSNQEIDLTFKLKSLQQSLEQEEAEHKATKARLADKNKIYQSIEEAKSGALKEMECTLQEERSLKLQVEGKLLQLEKDHSMLDCDYKQAQHKMDALQAQKEKLSEEVKNLSLRLEQEIHKRSLSQSDLKIQNQQVSVLRSSEKQLKQEVNHLLDIKQVLEKQNQELRREKQEASGQLKELKDQLEAEQYFTTLYKTQIRELKDECDEKKKLCKDVQQRLAEYEEERESLTTQLETSLTKADSEQLARSIAEEQYSDLEKEKIMKELEIKDMMARHKQELSDKEATISSLEESNRTLTVDVANLASEKEELNNQLKEIQQQIQKAKVEEKHMNSVKVSFEKQLQNERTLKIQAINKLAEVMNRRETVRGGHRGTGTEVHRKEKENRKLQLELRAEKEKLNSTIIKYQREMTEMQAMIAEENQVRLDLQMALDSKDSDIEQLRCQISSLSVHSMDSTSISSGNDLDVGDGYPVRITHSHTSESMSFTYQRTHKSVCIDTRPNLRSARSLFDSDSEDEDEEEYDGRVEQGPRPLAITYKEPSEAEPAESRLEGWISLPTKNTKRFGWDKKYIVVSSKKILFYHSELDREQANPFMTLDIDKLFHVRPVTHTDVYRADPKEIPRIFQILYANEGEIKRGQEVVVEPTPYGDRPSYISHKGHEFIITLYHFPSSCEACTRPLWHVFKPPPALECRRCHTKCHKDHLDKKEEVIVPCKVNYDMSTAKELLLLTNSQEEQQRWVSHLLKRIPRKHAIMSPPSAAQHTPPEARSRSSPRVSPRPSPKSSPHMSSHRGAIKIQPGRQQQPSGKPS, via the exons ATGCTTGGAGCGGAGAGCAGACTGGAAAGCCGGCTAAAGAAGCTGGAGTCCCTGATGAGGAACCCACAGTCGGCATTAAACTTGGAAACTCTGCTG gaCTCCATGAACGCATTGGCTCATGATTTGAACTATCCTGCCCTgcggaaaaacaaaaacatagagGCCTTTCTGAACCGAT ATGAAAAGGCGGTGAGCGACCTGCGGGAGCTTCAGGTGAAGCTCGAAGACTTTGAAAAAGTGAAGTTGATCGGGAGAGGAGCCTACGGAGAAGTGCAACTG GTCCGCCACAAGGCCTCTCAGAAGGTTTACGCCATGAAGCAGCTCAACAAATTTGAGATGATCAAGCGGTCGGACTCTGCCTTCTTCTGGGAGGAGAGGCACATCATGGCCTTCTCCAACAGCCCCTGGGTTGTGCAG CTGTGCTGTTCTTTTCAAGACGACCGCCACCTCTACATGGTGATGGAGTTCATGGGTGGAGGCGACCTGGTCACGCTCACCATGAACTACGACATACCCGAGAAGTGGGCTCGCTTCTACACGGCTGAAGTGGTGCTGGCGCTGAACGCCATCCACTCCATGGGCTTCATCCATCGTGACGTTAAACCTGACAACATGCTGCTGGACCAAAACGGACACCTCAAACTGGCAGATTTCGGCACATGTATGAAGATGGACTCG ACAGGCATGGTGCACTGTGACACAGCTGTAGGCACACCAGACTACATCTCCCCTGAGGTGCTCCAGTCTCAGGGTGGTGATGGTTACTATGGCCGGGAGTGCGACTGGTGGTCTGTGGGGGTCTTTATCTACGAGCTGCTGGTTG gtgAAACTCCCTTCTATGCCGAGTCCCTGGTTGGAACGTATGGAAAGATCATGAACCACAAGAACTCGCTCGTCTTTCCAGATGATGTGGAGATGTCAAAGGATGCCAAAGACCTCATCTGTGCCTTTCTTACTGATAG GGAAGTTCGTCTGGGCCGCACCGGAGTGGATGAAATCAAATGCCACCCGTTCTTCAACAACAAGCAGTGGACCTTTGACAATATCAGAGAGa CTGTGGCTCCAGTTGTGCCAGAGCTAAACGGTGACATAGACACCAGTAACTTCGACGACATAGAGGATGATAAAGGAGATGTTGAGACCTTTCCTCCACCCAGAGCCTTTGTGGGCAACCAGCTACCATTTGTTGGCTTCACGTACTTCAAGGAGGACCA gCTGCTAAAGTTGAATAATAACCGCTCTGTGGAGGATTCAGAGGACAGtaaagaaaaatctgaagatAAGGAGTATTGCTCAGACAGTAATAAAGAG ctgcagaaaaaacTTCATCAGCTGGAGGAGCACCTCGACCATGAGATGCAGGCCAAAGATGAGCTGGAGCACAAGCACAA acaTGCAACCAACCGTTTAGACAAGCTGGTCAAAGAATTAGACAAGGAG ATGAGCAGCCGGCAGAAAGTCGAGGCATCGCTAAggcagctggagagagagcgagctcTGCTGCAGCACCAGAGCACCGAGAACCTGCGCAAGGTGGAGATCGAAGCTGACAGAAAACGCAGCCTGGAGAACGAAT TGAACAATCTGAGGGACCAGCTAGAGGATCTTAAAAAGAAGAACCATAATTCCCAGATCTCCAATGAGAAGAACATCCACCTGCAGAGACAA CTTGAAGAGGTCAACGCCGTGCTTCAGGCCGAGCAGGAGGCGGCAACGCGGCTGAAGAAGAGTCAAGCAGAGGCGCAGAAACAGGCCGAGAGCCTAGAGGTCAGCCTCAGGGAGATGCAAGAAAAGTGCAGCCAGCTGGAAAACGGCAAGATGGAGTTGGAGAAGCAGCTGAGGGGGCTGCAGGccgagctggaggaggagagaagaaatcGCAACCTTGGGACAGAAACTATTACTGACCTGCAGG GACGTATCTCTGGCCTGCAAGTAGAGGTGAAAGAGGTGAAGTCTTCTCTCTCTGAGGTCCGGGCTGaaaagaagcagctgcaggaaaaGCTGAATGACCTGGAGAAG GAAAAGAGCAACCAAGAGATCGACTTGACGTTCAAGCTGAAGTCACTCCAGCAGAGtctggagcaggaggaggcagaaCACAAGGCTACCAAAGCCAGACtagcagataaaaacaagatCTACCAGTCCATCGAGGAGGCAAAGTCTGGGGCCTTAAAAG AGATGGAGTGTACCCTGCAGGAGGAGCGCAGCTTGAAGCTGCAGGTGGAGGgaaagctgctgcagctggagaaaGACCACTCCATGCTGGACTGTGACTACAAGCAGGCGCAGCACAAAATGGACGCGCTGCAGGCACAAAAGGAGAAACTCTCTGAAGAG gtaaagAACCTGAGCTTGCGTCTAGAGCAAGAAATCCACAAGCGGAGTCTGAGCCAGAGCGATCTGAAGATCCAGAACCAGCAGGTGTCGGTGCTCCGCTCCTCAGAGAAACAGCTCAAACAAGAGGTCAACCACCTGCTGGACATTAAGCAGGTCCTGGAGAAACAGAACCAGGAGCTACGCAG GGAGAAGCAGGAGGCGAGCGGCcagctgaaggagctgaaggaCCAACTGGAGGCAGAGCAGTATTTCACG ACCCTCTACAAGACGCAGATCCGTGAGCTGAAGGACGAGTGTGATGAGAAGAAAAAGCTGTGCAAAGACGTGCAGCAGCGACTGGCGGAATACGAGGAGGAGAG GGAGTCCCTGACCACTCAGCTGGAAACCAGTTTGACCAAGGCGGACTCTGAGCAACTGGCTCGCTCCATCGCTGAGGAGCAGTACTCCGAcctggagaaggagaagatcATGAAGGAGCTGGAGATCAAAGACATGATGGCGAGACACAAGCAGGAGCTCAGCGACAAGGAGGCCACCATCAGCTCG CTGGAAGAGTCCAATCGCACTCTCACGGTGGATGTGGCCAACCTAGCCAGTGAGAAAGAGGAGCTCAACAACCAGCTGAAAGAAATCCAGCAAC AGATCCAGAAAGCCAAAGTGGAGGAGAAGCACATGAActcagtcaaagtgtcctttgAAAAGCAGCTGCAGAATGAAAGAACGCTAAAaattcag GCTATCAACAAGCTGGCTGAAGTGATGAACAGGAGGGAGACGGTGCGAGGAGGCCACCGAGGCACCGGCACCGAGGTTcacaggaaggagaaggagaacagGAAGCTGCAGCTGGAGCTGAGAGCGGAGAAGGAGAAACTCAACAGCACCATCATCAAATACcagagagagatgacagagatGCAGGCG ATGATCGCAGAAGAGAACCAGGTGCGTCTGGATCTACAGATGGCGTTGGACAGCAAAGACAGCGACATCGAGCAGCTTCGTTGTCAGATCAGCTCCCTCAGCGTTCACTCTATGGACTCCACCAGCATCAGCAGTGGCAACGACCTGGACGTGGGTGACGGATACCCAG TGCGCATTACTCACTCCCACACATCAGAATCAATGTCCTTCACCTACCAGCGCACACACAAATCTGTCTGCATCGACACCCGACCCAACCTTCGCTCCGCTCGTTCTCTCTttgactctgactctgaggatgaggatgaagaagaataTGACGGGCGAGTGGAGCAGGGCCCCCGTCCCCTGGCCATCACCTACAAAGAGCCCTCTGAGGCTGAACCTGCAG AGTCCAGGCTGGAGGGCTGGATTTCACTTCCTACCAAGAACACGAAGCGCTTTGGCTGGGACAAAAAA TATATAGTTGTGAGCAGTAAGAAGATCCTGTTTTATCACAGCGAACTGGACCGAGAGCAGGCTAACCCTTTCATGACCCTGGACATCGA TAAGCTGTTTCACGTCCGACCTGTTACTCATACTGATGTATACCGTGCAGATCCCAAAGAAATTCCAAGGATATTCCAG aTCCTGTACGCCAATGAAGGCGAGATAAAACGAGGACAGGAGGTTGTGGTGGAGCCCACACCGTATGGTGATCGTCCCTCTTACATCAGCCACAAGGGCCACGAGTTCATCATCACTCTCTACCACTTCCCCTCCAGCTGCGAAGCTTGCACTCGGCCGCTGTGGCACGTTTTCAAGCCGCCGCCGGCCCTCGAGTGCCGCCGCTGCCACACAAAGTGCCACAAAGACCACCTGGACAAAAAGGAAGAAGTTATTGTGCCCTGCAAGG TGAACTATGACATGTCCACTGCCAAAGAGCTGCTCCTGCTAACCAACTctcaggaggagcagcagcgcTGGGTCAGTCACCTCCTCAAACGCATCCCGAGGAAACACGCGATAATGAGTCCTCCCTCTGCGGCACAACACACTCCTCCTGAGGCAAGGTCACGTTCCTCTCCGCGAGTCTCCCCGCGACCTTCACCCAAGAGTTCACCTCACATGTCAAGCCATCGCGGTGCCATCAAGATCCAGCCcggcagacagcagcagccatcAGGGAAGCCCAG tTAA
- the LOC104926776 gene encoding rho-associated protein kinase 2 isoform X4 produces the protein MLGAESRLESRLKKLESLMRNPQSALNLETLLDSMNALAHDLNYPALRKNKNIEAFLNRYEKAVSDLRELQVKLEDFEKVKLIGRGAYGEVQLVRHKASQKVYAMKQLNKFEMIKRSDSAFFWEERHIMAFSNSPWVVQLCCSFQDDRHLYMVMEFMGGGDLVTLTMNYDIPEKWARFYTAEVVLALNAIHSMGFIHRDVKPDNMLLDQNGHLKLADFGTCMKMDSTGMVHCDTAVGTPDYISPEVLQSQGGDGYYGRECDWWSVGVFIYELLVGETPFYAESLVGTYGKIMNHKNSLVFPDDVEMSKDAKDLICAFLTDREVRLGRTGVDEIKCHPFFNNKQWTFDNIRETVAPVVPELNGDIDTSNFDDIEDDKGDVETFPPPRAFVGNQLPFVGFTYFKEDQLLKLNNNRSVEDSEDSKEKSEDKEYCSDSNKELQKKLHQLEEHLDHEMQAKDELEHKHKHATNRLDKLVKELDKEMSSRQKVEASLRQLERERALLQHQSTENLRKVEIEADRKRSLENELNNLRDQLEDLKKKNHNSQISNEKNIHLQRQLEEVNAVLQAEQEAATRLKKSQAEAQKQAESLEVSLREMQEKCSQLENGKMELEKQLRGLQAELEEERRNRNLGTETITDLQGRISGLQVEVKEVKSSLSEVRAEKKQLQEKLNDLEKEKSNQEIDLTFKLKSLQQSLEQEEAEHKATKARLADKNKIYQSIEEAKSGALKEMECTLQEERSLKLQVEGKLLQLEKDHSMLDCDYKQAQHKMDALQAQKEKLSEEVKNLSLRLEQEIHKRSLSQSDLKIQNQQVSVLRSSEKQLKQEVNHLLDIKQVLEKQNQELRREKQEASGQLKELKDQLEAEQYFTTLYKTQIRELKDECDEKKKLCKDVQQRLAEYEEERESLTTQLETSLTKADSEQLARSIAEEQYSDLEKEKIMKELEIKDMMARHKQELSDKEATISSLEESNRTLTVDVANLASEKEELNNQLKEIQQQIQKAKVEEKHMNSVKVSFEKQLQNERTLKIQAINKLAEVMNRRETVRGGHRGTGTEVHRKEKENRKLQLELRAEKEKLNSTIIKYQREMTEMQAMIAEENQVRLDLQMALDSKDSDIEQLRCQISSLSVHSMDSTSISSGNDLDVGDGYPESRLEGWISLPTKNTKRFGWDKKYIVVSSKKILFYHSELDREQANPFMTLDIDKLFHVRPVTHTDVYRADPKEIPRIFQILYANEGEIKRGQEVVVEPTPYGDRPSYISHKGHEFIITLYHFPSSCEACTRPLWHVFKPPPALECRRCHTKCHKDHLDKKEEVIVPCKVNYDMSTAKELLLLTNSQEEQQRWVSHLLKRIPRKHAIMSPPSAAQHTPPEARSRSSPRVSPRPSPKSSPHMSSHRGAIKIQPGRQQQPSGKPRLLDFGLKDWSWSLDDVDNDDDDDIFF, from the exons ATGCTTGGAGCGGAGAGCAGACTGGAAAGCCGGCTAAAGAAGCTGGAGTCCCTGATGAGGAACCCACAGTCGGCATTAAACTTGGAAACTCTGCTG gaCTCCATGAACGCATTGGCTCATGATTTGAACTATCCTGCCCTgcggaaaaacaaaaacatagagGCCTTTCTGAACCGAT ATGAAAAGGCGGTGAGCGACCTGCGGGAGCTTCAGGTGAAGCTCGAAGACTTTGAAAAAGTGAAGTTGATCGGGAGAGGAGCCTACGGAGAAGTGCAACTG GTCCGCCACAAGGCCTCTCAGAAGGTTTACGCCATGAAGCAGCTCAACAAATTTGAGATGATCAAGCGGTCGGACTCTGCCTTCTTCTGGGAGGAGAGGCACATCATGGCCTTCTCCAACAGCCCCTGGGTTGTGCAG CTGTGCTGTTCTTTTCAAGACGACCGCCACCTCTACATGGTGATGGAGTTCATGGGTGGAGGCGACCTGGTCACGCTCACCATGAACTACGACATACCCGAGAAGTGGGCTCGCTTCTACACGGCTGAAGTGGTGCTGGCGCTGAACGCCATCCACTCCATGGGCTTCATCCATCGTGACGTTAAACCTGACAACATGCTGCTGGACCAAAACGGACACCTCAAACTGGCAGATTTCGGCACATGTATGAAGATGGACTCG ACAGGCATGGTGCACTGTGACACAGCTGTAGGCACACCAGACTACATCTCCCCTGAGGTGCTCCAGTCTCAGGGTGGTGATGGTTACTATGGCCGGGAGTGCGACTGGTGGTCTGTGGGGGTCTTTATCTACGAGCTGCTGGTTG gtgAAACTCCCTTCTATGCCGAGTCCCTGGTTGGAACGTATGGAAAGATCATGAACCACAAGAACTCGCTCGTCTTTCCAGATGATGTGGAGATGTCAAAGGATGCCAAAGACCTCATCTGTGCCTTTCTTACTGATAG GGAAGTTCGTCTGGGCCGCACCGGAGTGGATGAAATCAAATGCCACCCGTTCTTCAACAACAAGCAGTGGACCTTTGACAATATCAGAGAGa CTGTGGCTCCAGTTGTGCCAGAGCTAAACGGTGACATAGACACCAGTAACTTCGACGACATAGAGGATGATAAAGGAGATGTTGAGACCTTTCCTCCACCCAGAGCCTTTGTGGGCAACCAGCTACCATTTGTTGGCTTCACGTACTTCAAGGAGGACCA gCTGCTAAAGTTGAATAATAACCGCTCTGTGGAGGATTCAGAGGACAGtaaagaaaaatctgaagatAAGGAGTATTGCTCAGACAGTAATAAAGAG ctgcagaaaaaacTTCATCAGCTGGAGGAGCACCTCGACCATGAGATGCAGGCCAAAGATGAGCTGGAGCACAAGCACAA acaTGCAACCAACCGTTTAGACAAGCTGGTCAAAGAATTAGACAAGGAG ATGAGCAGCCGGCAGAAAGTCGAGGCATCGCTAAggcagctggagagagagcgagctcTGCTGCAGCACCAGAGCACCGAGAACCTGCGCAAGGTGGAGATCGAAGCTGACAGAAAACGCAGCCTGGAGAACGAAT TGAACAATCTGAGGGACCAGCTAGAGGATCTTAAAAAGAAGAACCATAATTCCCAGATCTCCAATGAGAAGAACATCCACCTGCAGAGACAA CTTGAAGAGGTCAACGCCGTGCTTCAGGCCGAGCAGGAGGCGGCAACGCGGCTGAAGAAGAGTCAAGCAGAGGCGCAGAAACAGGCCGAGAGCCTAGAGGTCAGCCTCAGGGAGATGCAAGAAAAGTGCAGCCAGCTGGAAAACGGCAAGATGGAGTTGGAGAAGCAGCTGAGGGGGCTGCAGGccgagctggaggaggagagaagaaatcGCAACCTTGGGACAGAAACTATTACTGACCTGCAGG GACGTATCTCTGGCCTGCAAGTAGAGGTGAAAGAGGTGAAGTCTTCTCTCTCTGAGGTCCGGGCTGaaaagaagcagctgcaggaaaaGCTGAATGACCTGGAGAAG GAAAAGAGCAACCAAGAGATCGACTTGACGTTCAAGCTGAAGTCACTCCAGCAGAGtctggagcaggaggaggcagaaCACAAGGCTACCAAAGCCAGACtagcagataaaaacaagatCTACCAGTCCATCGAGGAGGCAAAGTCTGGGGCCTTAAAAG AGATGGAGTGTACCCTGCAGGAGGAGCGCAGCTTGAAGCTGCAGGTGGAGGgaaagctgctgcagctggagaaaGACCACTCCATGCTGGACTGTGACTACAAGCAGGCGCAGCACAAAATGGACGCGCTGCAGGCACAAAAGGAGAAACTCTCTGAAGAG gtaaagAACCTGAGCTTGCGTCTAGAGCAAGAAATCCACAAGCGGAGTCTGAGCCAGAGCGATCTGAAGATCCAGAACCAGCAGGTGTCGGTGCTCCGCTCCTCAGAGAAACAGCTCAAACAAGAGGTCAACCACCTGCTGGACATTAAGCAGGTCCTGGAGAAACAGAACCAGGAGCTACGCAG GGAGAAGCAGGAGGCGAGCGGCcagctgaaggagctgaaggaCCAACTGGAGGCAGAGCAGTATTTCACG ACCCTCTACAAGACGCAGATCCGTGAGCTGAAGGACGAGTGTGATGAGAAGAAAAAGCTGTGCAAAGACGTGCAGCAGCGACTGGCGGAATACGAGGAGGAGAG GGAGTCCCTGACCACTCAGCTGGAAACCAGTTTGACCAAGGCGGACTCTGAGCAACTGGCTCGCTCCATCGCTGAGGAGCAGTACTCCGAcctggagaaggagaagatcATGAAGGAGCTGGAGATCAAAGACATGATGGCGAGACACAAGCAGGAGCTCAGCGACAAGGAGGCCACCATCAGCTCG CTGGAAGAGTCCAATCGCACTCTCACGGTGGATGTGGCCAACCTAGCCAGTGAGAAAGAGGAGCTCAACAACCAGCTGAAAGAAATCCAGCAAC AGATCCAGAAAGCCAAAGTGGAGGAGAAGCACATGAActcagtcaaagtgtcctttgAAAAGCAGCTGCAGAATGAAAGAACGCTAAAaattcag GCTATCAACAAGCTGGCTGAAGTGATGAACAGGAGGGAGACGGTGCGAGGAGGCCACCGAGGCACCGGCACCGAGGTTcacaggaaggagaaggagaacagGAAGCTGCAGCTGGAGCTGAGAGCGGAGAAGGAGAAACTCAACAGCACCATCATCAAATACcagagagagatgacagagatGCAGGCG ATGATCGCAGAAGAGAACCAGGTGCGTCTGGATCTACAGATGGCGTTGGACAGCAAAGACAGCGACATCGAGCAGCTTCGTTGTCAGATCAGCTCCCTCAGCGTTCACTCTATGGACTCCACCAGCATCAGCAGTGGCAACGACCTGGACGTGGGTGACGGATACCCAG AGTCCAGGCTGGAGGGCTGGATTTCACTTCCTACCAAGAACACGAAGCGCTTTGGCTGGGACAAAAAA TATATAGTTGTGAGCAGTAAGAAGATCCTGTTTTATCACAGCGAACTGGACCGAGAGCAGGCTAACCCTTTCATGACCCTGGACATCGA TAAGCTGTTTCACGTCCGACCTGTTACTCATACTGATGTATACCGTGCAGATCCCAAAGAAATTCCAAGGATATTCCAG aTCCTGTACGCCAATGAAGGCGAGATAAAACGAGGACAGGAGGTTGTGGTGGAGCCCACACCGTATGGTGATCGTCCCTCTTACATCAGCCACAAGGGCCACGAGTTCATCATCACTCTCTACCACTTCCCCTCCAGCTGCGAAGCTTGCACTCGGCCGCTGTGGCACGTTTTCAAGCCGCCGCCGGCCCTCGAGTGCCGCCGCTGCCACACAAAGTGCCACAAAGACCACCTGGACAAAAAGGAAGAAGTTATTGTGCCCTGCAAGG TGAACTATGACATGTCCACTGCCAAAGAGCTGCTCCTGCTAACCAACTctcaggaggagcagcagcgcTGGGTCAGTCACCTCCTCAAACGCATCCCGAGGAAACACGCGATAATGAGTCCTCCCTCTGCGGCACAACACACTCCTCCTGAGGCAAGGTCACGTTCCTCTCCGCGAGTCTCCCCGCGACCTTCACCCAAGAGTTCACCTCACATGTCAAGCCATCGCGGTGCCATCAAGATCCAGCCcggcagacagcagcagccatcAGGGAAGCCCAG ATTGCTTGATTTTGGCCTGAAAGACTGGAGTTGGTCGTTGGATGATGtcgataatgatgatgatgatgatatattCTTCTGA